One Echeneis naucrates chromosome 1, fEcheNa1.1, whole genome shotgun sequence DNA segment encodes these proteins:
- the gga3a gene encoding ADP-ribosylation factor-binding protein GGA3a isoform X1, which yields MAQDGESLESWLNKATNPSNRQEDWEYIMGFCDQINKELEGPQISVRLLAHKIQSPQEWEAMQALTVLEACMKNCGRRFHNEVGKFRFLNEMIKVVSPKYLGDKVSEEVKSKVIKMLYSWTVSLPDEAKICEAYQMLKSQGIVAVDPEIPPDTTLIPSPSPRPKNPVFDDEKKSKRLAELLKSKKPEDLQEANRLIKNMVTEDEVRTQKVTKQKNILEAVNNSVKLLNEMLAHFTPEDSTDGDKELIGELYGDCDKLRQTVVQLATETEDNDNNLGDILQASDDLSQVINSYKKIVEGQTINGETQEAQQTQTLVKQGGGKSLTVNITKRWKLPTVKNSILISADHTNQSEILIDLVGLDVQTPSPPEQQPQASSLSFPADLLCGSATTDRPPLSLTAPSAALSLLDEELLFLGLNEPAPAASKPAPPTHDSSQDLHHFQSASLLGTQVSTPSLFQDALSTTVAPVCPTTASAISFPGPVMSTEYVSVTALTFPQSVSSASSTMAPAALPQSFSMGSAAPSAGHVTPQISTSPRASHTPPSSLHDNLQDLALLDLGSPKKTTGVMDFGNLLVKSEDLCTPATLSPNLGVSSITATSMLGGGMQRRSTPPLAKSQADGSPLLRSLSPILPLSQATAGSVQEVSLADVFVPLDSIKPSKVCPVTAYDKNGVRVLLHFATNCPPGRPDVLVIVVSMLNTAPHPVRGIILQAAVPKTMKVRLQPPSGTELATFNPILPPAAITQVMLLANPLKEKVRMRYKLTFMLGEQPFTEVGEVNEFPPADRWGTL from the exons ATGGCGCAGGATGGAGAGTCTCTGGAGTCCTGGCTTA acaAAGCCACTAACCCCTCCAACAGGCAGGAAGACTGGGAGTACATAATGGGATTCTGTGACCAAATCAATAAGGAGCTAGAAGG CCCACAAATATCTGTCAGACTGCTGGCTCACAAGATTCAGTCCCCTCAGGAATGGGAGGCAATGCAAGCATTAACA GTTCTTGAGGCTTGCATGAAGAACTGTGGTCGGAGGTTTCACAATGAAGTTGGGAAATTTAGGttcttaaatgaaatgattaagGTGGTTTCACCCAAA taCCTAGGGGACAAAGTATCAGAAGAAGTGAAGTCAAAAGTCATCAAGATGCTGTATAGTTGGACTGTGTCTCTACCAGATGAAGCAAAGATCTGTGAAGCATATCAGATGCTGAAGTCTCAGG GTATTGTTGCAGTTGACCCAGAAATCCCTCCCGATACGACACTGATTCCATCACCTTCTCCCCGACCGAAGAATCCTGTGTTTGATGACGAGAAGAAGAGTAAG AGATTAGCGGAGCTGCTGAAGAGCAAAAAGCCAGAAGATCTGCAAGAGGCCAATCGGCTCATTAAAAACATGGTCACGGAG gatGAAGTGAGGACACAGAAAGTGACAAAGCAGAAGAACATACTGGAGGCAGTTAACAACAGTGTCAAACTCCTTAATGAGATGCTTGCTCACTTCACTCCAGAAGACTCCACGGATGGAGACAAGGAGCTAATTGGG gaatTGTACGGAGATTGCGACAAACTTAGGCAAACAGTTGTTCAGCTTGCTACTGAGACTGAGGACAATGACAACAACCTGG GAGACATCCTGCAGGCCAGTGATGACCTTTCCCAAGTCATCAATTCTTACAAGAAGATTGTGGAAGGACAGACAATCAATGGAGAGACTCAAgaagcacaacaaacacaaaccctaGTCAAACAAG GTGGTGGCAAAAGCCTCACAGTGAATATAACAAAACGTTGGAAACTGCCCACTGTGAAGAACAGCATTTTGATTA GTGCTGACCATACAAATCAGTCAGAGATTCTGATAGACCTGGTGGGTCTGGATGTCCAGACTCCCTCTCCACCAGAGCAACAACCCCAagcatcttctctgtcttttcctgcTGACCTGCTGTGTGGTTCTGCTACGACTGATCGTCCGCCCCTAAGCCTAACTGCACCCTCTGCAGCTCTCTCCTTGCTGGATGAAGAGCTACTATTTTTAG GCCTTAATGAACCTGCTCCTGCTGCAAGTAAACCAGCTCCACCAACACAT GATTCCAGTCAGGATTTGCATCATTTTCAAAGTGCTTCGCTTTTGGGCACACAAGTTTCTACGCCCTCACTTTTTCAAGATGCCCTGTCTACAACAGTAGCCCCAGTTTGCCCTACAACTGCCTCTGCCATAAGCTTCCCTGGCCCTGTCATGTCAACAGAGTATGTCTCGGTGACAGCACTCACATTTCCACAGTCTGTCAGTTCAGCATCATCCACCATGGCCCCAGCTGCTCTTCCTCAGTCATTCAGCATGGGCTCGGCTGCTCCCTCAGCCGGCCATGTTACTCCACAAATCTCCACTTCACCTAGAGCTTCCCAcactcctccatcttctcttcaTGACAATCTGCAAGACCTTGCCTTGCTAGATCTTGGCAGTCCAAAAAA AACAACTGGTGTTATGGATTTTGGGAACTTGCTGGTCAAAAGTGAGGATCTGTGCACTCCTGCTACTCTGTCTCCAAATCTCGGTGTCTCCTCCATCACAGCCACCTCAATGCTTGGTGGAGGGATGCAAAGACGTTCCACTCCCCCACTGGCCAAAAGTCAGGCAGATGGCAGCCCTCTGTTACGCTCTCTGTCCCCCATCCTCCCTCTGAGTCAGGCCACAGCAGGCTCCGTGCAGGAAGTTTCCTTGGCCGATGTCTTTGTCCCTTTGGACTCCATTAAGCCAA GTAAAGTGTGTCCTGTGACCGCATATGACAAAAATGGTGTCCGCGTTCTGCTGCATTTTGCCACCAACTGTCCACCAGGCCGACCTGATGTCCTGGTGATTGTGGTGTCAATGCTTAACACAGCCCCACATCCTGTCAGAGGCATTATACTTCAGGCTGCTGTACCGAAG ACGATGAAAGTGAGACTGCAGCCACCCTCAGGAACAGAGTTGGCTACTTTTAATCCAATCCTTCCCCCTGCTGCCATCACTCAAGTCATGTTGCTTGCCAATCCACTTAAG GAGAAGGTTCGGATGAGGTACAAACTGACATTTATGCTGGGAGAGCAGCCATTCACAGAAGTGGGGGAGGTGAATGAGTTCCCGCCTGCTGACAGATGGGGGACTCTATAG
- the gga3a gene encoding ADP-ribosylation factor-binding protein GGA3a isoform X4: MAQDGESLESWLNKATNPSNRQEDWEYIMGFCDQINKELEGPQISVRLLAHKIQSPQEWEAMQALTVLEACMKNCGRRFHNEVGKFRFLNEMIKVVSPKYLGDKVSEEVKSKVIKMLYSWTVSLPDEAKICEAYQMLKSQGIVAVDPEIPPDTTLIPSPSPRPKNPVFDDEKKSKRLAELLKSKKPEDLQEANRLIKNMVTEDEVRTQKVTKQKNILEAVNNSVKLLNEMLAHFTPEDSTDGDKELIGELYGDCDKLRQTVVQLATETEDNDNNLGDILQASDDLSQVINSYKKIVEGQTINGETQEAQQTQTLVKQGADHTNQSEILIDLVGLDVQTPSPPEQQPQASSLSFPADLLCGSATTDRPPLSLTAPSAALSLLDEELLFLGLNEPAPAASKPAPPTHDSSQDLHHFQSASLLGTQVSTPSLFQDALSTTVAPVCPTTASAISFPGPVMSTEYVSVTALTFPQSVSSASSTMAPAALPQSFSMGSAAPSAGHVTPQISTSPRASHTPPSSLHDNLQDLALLDLGSPKKTTGVMDFGNLLVKSEDLCTPATLSPNLGVSSITATSMLGGGMQRRSTPPLAKSQADGSPLLRSLSPILPLSQATAGSVQEVSLADVFVPLDSIKPSKVCPVTAYDKNGVRVLLHFATNCPPGRPDVLVIVVSMLNTAPHPVRGIILQAAVPKTMKVRLQPPSGTELATFNPILPPAAITQVMLLANPLKEKVRMRYKLTFMLGEQPFTEVGEVNEFPPADRWGTL, encoded by the exons ATGGCGCAGGATGGAGAGTCTCTGGAGTCCTGGCTTA acaAAGCCACTAACCCCTCCAACAGGCAGGAAGACTGGGAGTACATAATGGGATTCTGTGACCAAATCAATAAGGAGCTAGAAGG CCCACAAATATCTGTCAGACTGCTGGCTCACAAGATTCAGTCCCCTCAGGAATGGGAGGCAATGCAAGCATTAACA GTTCTTGAGGCTTGCATGAAGAACTGTGGTCGGAGGTTTCACAATGAAGTTGGGAAATTTAGGttcttaaatgaaatgattaagGTGGTTTCACCCAAA taCCTAGGGGACAAAGTATCAGAAGAAGTGAAGTCAAAAGTCATCAAGATGCTGTATAGTTGGACTGTGTCTCTACCAGATGAAGCAAAGATCTGTGAAGCATATCAGATGCTGAAGTCTCAGG GTATTGTTGCAGTTGACCCAGAAATCCCTCCCGATACGACACTGATTCCATCACCTTCTCCCCGACCGAAGAATCCTGTGTTTGATGACGAGAAGAAGAGTAAG AGATTAGCGGAGCTGCTGAAGAGCAAAAAGCCAGAAGATCTGCAAGAGGCCAATCGGCTCATTAAAAACATGGTCACGGAG gatGAAGTGAGGACACAGAAAGTGACAAAGCAGAAGAACATACTGGAGGCAGTTAACAACAGTGTCAAACTCCTTAATGAGATGCTTGCTCACTTCACTCCAGAAGACTCCACGGATGGAGACAAGGAGCTAATTGGG gaatTGTACGGAGATTGCGACAAACTTAGGCAAACAGTTGTTCAGCTTGCTACTGAGACTGAGGACAATGACAACAACCTGG GAGACATCCTGCAGGCCAGTGATGACCTTTCCCAAGTCATCAATTCTTACAAGAAGATTGTGGAAGGACAGACAATCAATGGAGAGACTCAAgaagcacaacaaacacaaaccctaGTCAAACAAG GTGCTGACCATACAAATCAGTCAGAGATTCTGATAGACCTGGTGGGTCTGGATGTCCAGACTCCCTCTCCACCAGAGCAACAACCCCAagcatcttctctgtcttttcctgcTGACCTGCTGTGTGGTTCTGCTACGACTGATCGTCCGCCCCTAAGCCTAACTGCACCCTCTGCAGCTCTCTCCTTGCTGGATGAAGAGCTACTATTTTTAG GCCTTAATGAACCTGCTCCTGCTGCAAGTAAACCAGCTCCACCAACACAT GATTCCAGTCAGGATTTGCATCATTTTCAAAGTGCTTCGCTTTTGGGCACACAAGTTTCTACGCCCTCACTTTTTCAAGATGCCCTGTCTACAACAGTAGCCCCAGTTTGCCCTACAACTGCCTCTGCCATAAGCTTCCCTGGCCCTGTCATGTCAACAGAGTATGTCTCGGTGACAGCACTCACATTTCCACAGTCTGTCAGTTCAGCATCATCCACCATGGCCCCAGCTGCTCTTCCTCAGTCATTCAGCATGGGCTCGGCTGCTCCCTCAGCCGGCCATGTTACTCCACAAATCTCCACTTCACCTAGAGCTTCCCAcactcctccatcttctcttcaTGACAATCTGCAAGACCTTGCCTTGCTAGATCTTGGCAGTCCAAAAAA AACAACTGGTGTTATGGATTTTGGGAACTTGCTGGTCAAAAGTGAGGATCTGTGCACTCCTGCTACTCTGTCTCCAAATCTCGGTGTCTCCTCCATCACAGCCACCTCAATGCTTGGTGGAGGGATGCAAAGACGTTCCACTCCCCCACTGGCCAAAAGTCAGGCAGATGGCAGCCCTCTGTTACGCTCTCTGTCCCCCATCCTCCCTCTGAGTCAGGCCACAGCAGGCTCCGTGCAGGAAGTTTCCTTGGCCGATGTCTTTGTCCCTTTGGACTCCATTAAGCCAA GTAAAGTGTGTCCTGTGACCGCATATGACAAAAATGGTGTCCGCGTTCTGCTGCATTTTGCCACCAACTGTCCACCAGGCCGACCTGATGTCCTGGTGATTGTGGTGTCAATGCTTAACACAGCCCCACATCCTGTCAGAGGCATTATACTTCAGGCTGCTGTACCGAAG ACGATGAAAGTGAGACTGCAGCCACCCTCAGGAACAGAGTTGGCTACTTTTAATCCAATCCTTCCCCCTGCTGCCATCACTCAAGTCATGTTGCTTGCCAATCCACTTAAG GAGAAGGTTCGGATGAGGTACAAACTGACATTTATGCTGGGAGAGCAGCCATTCACAGAAGTGGGGGAGGTGAATGAGTTCCCGCCTGCTGACAGATGGGGGACTCTATAG
- the gga3a gene encoding ADP-ribosylation factor-binding protein GGA3a isoform X2: protein MAQDGESLESWLNKATNPSNRQEDWEYIMGFCDQINKELEGPQISVRLLAHKIQSPQEWEAMQALTVLEACMKNCGRRFHNEVGKFRFLNEMIKVVSPKYLGDKVSEEVKSKVIKMLYSWTVSLPDEAKICEAYQMLKSQGIVAVDPEIPPDTTLIPSPSPRPKNPVFDDEKKSKRLAELLKSKKPEDLQEANRLIKNMVTEDEVRTQKVTKQKNILEAVNNSVKLLNEMLAHFTPEDSTDGDKELIGELYGDCDKLRQTVVQLATETEDNDNNLGDILQASDDLSQVINSYKKIVEGQTINGETQEAQQTQTLVKQGGGKSLTVNITKRWKLPTVKNSILISADHTNQSEILIDLVGLDVQTPSPPEQQPQASSLSFPADLLCGSATTDRPPLSLTAPSAALSLLDEELLFLGLNEPAPAASKPAPPTHDSSQDLHHFQSASLLGTQVSTPSLFQDALSTTVAPVCPTTASAISFPGPVMSTEYVSVTALTFPQSVSSASSTMAPAAPSAGHVTPQISTSPRASHTPPSSLHDNLQDLALLDLGSPKKTTGVMDFGNLLVKSEDLCTPATLSPNLGVSSITATSMLGGGMQRRSTPPLAKSQADGSPLLRSLSPILPLSQATAGSVQEVSLADVFVPLDSIKPSKVCPVTAYDKNGVRVLLHFATNCPPGRPDVLVIVVSMLNTAPHPVRGIILQAAVPKTMKVRLQPPSGTELATFNPILPPAAITQVMLLANPLKEKVRMRYKLTFMLGEQPFTEVGEVNEFPPADRWGTL, encoded by the exons ATGGCGCAGGATGGAGAGTCTCTGGAGTCCTGGCTTA acaAAGCCACTAACCCCTCCAACAGGCAGGAAGACTGGGAGTACATAATGGGATTCTGTGACCAAATCAATAAGGAGCTAGAAGG CCCACAAATATCTGTCAGACTGCTGGCTCACAAGATTCAGTCCCCTCAGGAATGGGAGGCAATGCAAGCATTAACA GTTCTTGAGGCTTGCATGAAGAACTGTGGTCGGAGGTTTCACAATGAAGTTGGGAAATTTAGGttcttaaatgaaatgattaagGTGGTTTCACCCAAA taCCTAGGGGACAAAGTATCAGAAGAAGTGAAGTCAAAAGTCATCAAGATGCTGTATAGTTGGACTGTGTCTCTACCAGATGAAGCAAAGATCTGTGAAGCATATCAGATGCTGAAGTCTCAGG GTATTGTTGCAGTTGACCCAGAAATCCCTCCCGATACGACACTGATTCCATCACCTTCTCCCCGACCGAAGAATCCTGTGTTTGATGACGAGAAGAAGAGTAAG AGATTAGCGGAGCTGCTGAAGAGCAAAAAGCCAGAAGATCTGCAAGAGGCCAATCGGCTCATTAAAAACATGGTCACGGAG gatGAAGTGAGGACACAGAAAGTGACAAAGCAGAAGAACATACTGGAGGCAGTTAACAACAGTGTCAAACTCCTTAATGAGATGCTTGCTCACTTCACTCCAGAAGACTCCACGGATGGAGACAAGGAGCTAATTGGG gaatTGTACGGAGATTGCGACAAACTTAGGCAAACAGTTGTTCAGCTTGCTACTGAGACTGAGGACAATGACAACAACCTGG GAGACATCCTGCAGGCCAGTGATGACCTTTCCCAAGTCATCAATTCTTACAAGAAGATTGTGGAAGGACAGACAATCAATGGAGAGACTCAAgaagcacaacaaacacaaaccctaGTCAAACAAG GTGGTGGCAAAAGCCTCACAGTGAATATAACAAAACGTTGGAAACTGCCCACTGTGAAGAACAGCATTTTGATTA GTGCTGACCATACAAATCAGTCAGAGATTCTGATAGACCTGGTGGGTCTGGATGTCCAGACTCCCTCTCCACCAGAGCAACAACCCCAagcatcttctctgtcttttcctgcTGACCTGCTGTGTGGTTCTGCTACGACTGATCGTCCGCCCCTAAGCCTAACTGCACCCTCTGCAGCTCTCTCCTTGCTGGATGAAGAGCTACTATTTTTAG GCCTTAATGAACCTGCTCCTGCTGCAAGTAAACCAGCTCCACCAACACAT GATTCCAGTCAGGATTTGCATCATTTTCAAAGTGCTTCGCTTTTGGGCACACAAGTTTCTACGCCCTCACTTTTTCAAGATGCCCTGTCTACAACAGTAGCCCCAGTTTGCCCTACAACTGCCTCTGCCATAAGCTTCCCTGGCCCTGTCATGTCAACAGAGTATGTCTCGGTGACAGCACTCACATTTCCACAGTCTGTCAGTTCAGCATCATCCACCATGGCCCCA GCTGCTCCCTCAGCCGGCCATGTTACTCCACAAATCTCCACTTCACCTAGAGCTTCCCAcactcctccatcttctcttcaTGACAATCTGCAAGACCTTGCCTTGCTAGATCTTGGCAGTCCAAAAAA AACAACTGGTGTTATGGATTTTGGGAACTTGCTGGTCAAAAGTGAGGATCTGTGCACTCCTGCTACTCTGTCTCCAAATCTCGGTGTCTCCTCCATCACAGCCACCTCAATGCTTGGTGGAGGGATGCAAAGACGTTCCACTCCCCCACTGGCCAAAAGTCAGGCAGATGGCAGCCCTCTGTTACGCTCTCTGTCCCCCATCCTCCCTCTGAGTCAGGCCACAGCAGGCTCCGTGCAGGAAGTTTCCTTGGCCGATGTCTTTGTCCCTTTGGACTCCATTAAGCCAA GTAAAGTGTGTCCTGTGACCGCATATGACAAAAATGGTGTCCGCGTTCTGCTGCATTTTGCCACCAACTGTCCACCAGGCCGACCTGATGTCCTGGTGATTGTGGTGTCAATGCTTAACACAGCCCCACATCCTGTCAGAGGCATTATACTTCAGGCTGCTGTACCGAAG ACGATGAAAGTGAGACTGCAGCCACCCTCAGGAACAGAGTTGGCTACTTTTAATCCAATCCTTCCCCCTGCTGCCATCACTCAAGTCATGTTGCTTGCCAATCCACTTAAG GAGAAGGTTCGGATGAGGTACAAACTGACATTTATGCTGGGAGAGCAGCCATTCACAGAAGTGGGGGAGGTGAATGAGTTCCCGCCTGCTGACAGATGGGGGACTCTATAG
- the gga3a gene encoding ADP-ribosylation factor-binding protein GGA3a isoform X3, with protein sequence MAQDGESLESWLNKATNPSNRQEDWEYIMGFCDQINKELEGPQISVRLLAHKIQSPQEWEAMQALTVLEACMKNCGRRFHNEVGKFRFLNEMIKVVSPKYLGDKVSEEVKSKVIKMLYSWTVSLPDEAKICEAYQMLKSQGIVAVDPEIPPDTTLIPSPSPRPKNPVFDDEKKSKRLAELLKSKKPEDLQEANRLIKNMVTEDEVRTQKVTKQKNILEAVNNSVKLLNEMLAHFTPEDSTDGDKELIGELYGDCDKLRQTVVQLATETEDNDNNLGDILQASDDLSQVINSYKKIVEGQTINGETQEAQQTQTLVKQDISLPLSGADHTNQSEILIDLVGLDVQTPSPPEQQPQASSLSFPADLLCGSATTDRPPLSLTAPSAALSLLDEELLFLGLNEPAPAASKPAPPTHDSSQDLHHFQSASLLGTQVSTPSLFQDALSTTVAPVCPTTASAISFPGPVMSTEYVSVTALTFPQSVSSASSTMAPAALPQSFSMGSAAPSAGHVTPQISTSPRASHTPPSSLHDNLQDLALLDLGSPKKTTGVMDFGNLLVKSEDLCTPATLSPNLGVSSITATSMLGGGMQRRSTPPLAKSQADGSPLLRSLSPILPLSQATAGSVQEVSLADVFVPLDSIKPSKVCPVTAYDKNGVRVLLHFATNCPPGRPDVLVIVVSMLNTAPHPVRGIILQAAVPKTMKVRLQPPSGTELATFNPILPPAAITQVMLLANPLKEKVRMRYKLTFMLGEQPFTEVGEVNEFPPADRWGTL encoded by the exons ATGGCGCAGGATGGAGAGTCTCTGGAGTCCTGGCTTA acaAAGCCACTAACCCCTCCAACAGGCAGGAAGACTGGGAGTACATAATGGGATTCTGTGACCAAATCAATAAGGAGCTAGAAGG CCCACAAATATCTGTCAGACTGCTGGCTCACAAGATTCAGTCCCCTCAGGAATGGGAGGCAATGCAAGCATTAACA GTTCTTGAGGCTTGCATGAAGAACTGTGGTCGGAGGTTTCACAATGAAGTTGGGAAATTTAGGttcttaaatgaaatgattaagGTGGTTTCACCCAAA taCCTAGGGGACAAAGTATCAGAAGAAGTGAAGTCAAAAGTCATCAAGATGCTGTATAGTTGGACTGTGTCTCTACCAGATGAAGCAAAGATCTGTGAAGCATATCAGATGCTGAAGTCTCAGG GTATTGTTGCAGTTGACCCAGAAATCCCTCCCGATACGACACTGATTCCATCACCTTCTCCCCGACCGAAGAATCCTGTGTTTGATGACGAGAAGAAGAGTAAG AGATTAGCGGAGCTGCTGAAGAGCAAAAAGCCAGAAGATCTGCAAGAGGCCAATCGGCTCATTAAAAACATGGTCACGGAG gatGAAGTGAGGACACAGAAAGTGACAAAGCAGAAGAACATACTGGAGGCAGTTAACAACAGTGTCAAACTCCTTAATGAGATGCTTGCTCACTTCACTCCAGAAGACTCCACGGATGGAGACAAGGAGCTAATTGGG gaatTGTACGGAGATTGCGACAAACTTAGGCAAACAGTTGTTCAGCTTGCTACTGAGACTGAGGACAATGACAACAACCTGG GAGACATCCTGCAGGCCAGTGATGACCTTTCCCAAGTCATCAATTCTTACAAGAAGATTGTGGAAGGACAGACAATCAATGGAGAGACTCAAgaagcacaacaaacacaaaccctaGTCAAACAAG ATATTTCACTCCCTCTGTCAGGTGCTGACCATACAAATCAGTCAGAGATTCTGATAGACCTGGTGGGTCTGGATGTCCAGACTCCCTCTCCACCAGAGCAACAACCCCAagcatcttctctgtcttttcctgcTGACCTGCTGTGTGGTTCTGCTACGACTGATCGTCCGCCCCTAAGCCTAACTGCACCCTCTGCAGCTCTCTCCTTGCTGGATGAAGAGCTACTATTTTTAG GCCTTAATGAACCTGCTCCTGCTGCAAGTAAACCAGCTCCACCAACACAT GATTCCAGTCAGGATTTGCATCATTTTCAAAGTGCTTCGCTTTTGGGCACACAAGTTTCTACGCCCTCACTTTTTCAAGATGCCCTGTCTACAACAGTAGCCCCAGTTTGCCCTACAACTGCCTCTGCCATAAGCTTCCCTGGCCCTGTCATGTCAACAGAGTATGTCTCGGTGACAGCACTCACATTTCCACAGTCTGTCAGTTCAGCATCATCCACCATGGCCCCAGCTGCTCTTCCTCAGTCATTCAGCATGGGCTCGGCTGCTCCCTCAGCCGGCCATGTTACTCCACAAATCTCCACTTCACCTAGAGCTTCCCAcactcctccatcttctcttcaTGACAATCTGCAAGACCTTGCCTTGCTAGATCTTGGCAGTCCAAAAAA AACAACTGGTGTTATGGATTTTGGGAACTTGCTGGTCAAAAGTGAGGATCTGTGCACTCCTGCTACTCTGTCTCCAAATCTCGGTGTCTCCTCCATCACAGCCACCTCAATGCTTGGTGGAGGGATGCAAAGACGTTCCACTCCCCCACTGGCCAAAAGTCAGGCAGATGGCAGCCCTCTGTTACGCTCTCTGTCCCCCATCCTCCCTCTGAGTCAGGCCACAGCAGGCTCCGTGCAGGAAGTTTCCTTGGCCGATGTCTTTGTCCCTTTGGACTCCATTAAGCCAA GTAAAGTGTGTCCTGTGACCGCATATGACAAAAATGGTGTCCGCGTTCTGCTGCATTTTGCCACCAACTGTCCACCAGGCCGACCTGATGTCCTGGTGATTGTGGTGTCAATGCTTAACACAGCCCCACATCCTGTCAGAGGCATTATACTTCAGGCTGCTGTACCGAAG ACGATGAAAGTGAGACTGCAGCCACCCTCAGGAACAGAGTTGGCTACTTTTAATCCAATCCTTCCCCCTGCTGCCATCACTCAAGTCATGTTGCTTGCCAATCCACTTAAG GAGAAGGTTCGGATGAGGTACAAACTGACATTTATGCTGGGAGAGCAGCCATTCACAGAAGTGGGGGAGGTGAATGAGTTCCCGCCTGCTGACAGATGGGGGACTCTATAG